The DNA sequence CGCGAACGGCGGCCGGCGGCACTGCTGATCCTCGATCTGGACCACTTCAAGGAGATCAACGACACCCACGGCCACCTCTACGGCGACCAGGTCCTCGCCGCCACCGCCCGGGTGCTGCGCGAGGAGCTGCGCGACCACGACCTCGTCGGCCGGTTCGGCGGGGAGGAGTTCGTCGTGCTGCTCCCCCGGCTGTCCGGGCACGACGGGCGCGAGGAGGTCCGGCAGATCGCCGAGCGCCTGCGCAGGCGGATCGCGGGTGAGTCCGACCCGGCGGCGCCGGTGGACGGGGTCCCCGCACAGCGGCTGCCCACACCACCCCCGGACGCCCCCGGGACCGACGGCCCTCCGTCCCGGACCGGGATCACAGTCTCGATCGGCGGGGCGCTGTTCCCCGACGACGGCCACGCCCTGACCGGGCTGCTCGAGGTCGCGGACTCCGCGCTCTACGCCGCCAAGCGCGCCGGGCGCGACGCCGTGCGGATCGGGCGGCACACCTTCCCGGCCGAGCCCGAGCACGCCTGACCCGCACCGTCCTGCCGCCGCCGCGGCACCGGGCCCCACCGCCCGGGCTCAGTAGCCGGGGCTCAGTGGCCGGGGACGCTCCCGTCGCGCCCGATCCGGACCTGGTCGCGTCCGGCACGCTTGGCGGCGTAGAGGGCGTGGTCGGCGACCTGCAGCAGGTCGTCGAGGGACTCGCCGTCGCCGCCGGTCACCGCGACCCCGACCGACACCGACAGGTCGCGGATGGTGATGCCGCCGCCCGGGCCGTCGACGTGCACCGTCAGCGACCGGATGGTCCGCCGGATGCGCTCGGCCGCGCCGTGGGCGAGCGCGCACCCCTCCGGCCCCACCGGCAGCCCGGCGAGGAGGACGACGAACTCCTCCCCACCGAAGCGCCCGACCGGGTCGACCTCGCGAACCTGGGCCTTCAGCGTCGCGGCGACGGCGGTGAGCACCTCGTCGCCGGCGAGGTGGCCGTAGCCGTCGTTGACGGCCTTGAAGTGGTCCAGGTCGAGGATCAGCACCGCGACGGCACCGCGCTGGCGCCGGGCCCGCGTGAGCGCCCGGTGCGCCCGGCCCCGCCACGCGACCGCGGTGAGCAGGTTGGTCTTGGCGTCGGTGTTCGCCCGCTCCTCCAGCTGCCGGATCAGCACCGCCCGGTGCAGCACCAGCAGCGGCGGGAGGACCAGCAGCGCGAGCAGCACCTGGCGCTGCACCGCGAGCGCGGCCAGTACCGCCAGGCACAGCGTCGCGCCCTCGAGCACGTGGTCGTCCCAGTCCCCCATCAGGCGTCGCCAGTCGGGACGATGTGGCGAGGTCAGGGCCAGCGCGGTCGCGACGAGGACCTGGTTGACCAGCCCGTAGACCGCCATGGCCAGCAGCAGCGACAGGTAGCCGACCACCTGGCTCGCACCGCCGAGCCCCGCCGCCGCGGTGAGCGAGTCGGACGGGACGATGACCGAGGCGGCCATCGCGGCGAGCACGACGGTCGCGGTGGTGTAGACGTGCCGGTACAGCTTCGCCCCGGCCGGGCGCCAGACCCGCCACCACAGGTGGCCGTAGACCGCGACGACCACCAGGCCCGCCACCCCCGGCGGCAACAGCAGCGCGGCCGCGAAGGTCCAGACCGTCGACAGGTCGAAGTAGGTGACCTGCGCTCCGCGTCGGCGCACCTGGTCGATACCGGACGCCATCTCGGTGTGCAGCGCGCCGAGTGCGGCGAGACCGAGGGCACCCAGCGCCAGCATGCCGGTGTCGCGGTCCCACGGCAGCCGAGCGACGTCGGTCACGACGAGCACCACGGCGGTGACCTCGACCAGCACCAGCACGGCGAGCACCCGGGCCAGCAGGCCGCGCGAGGGCCAGCGGGGCCGATCGGTGGCCTCACCCCGGATCGCGGTCACCGGTGCCTGCCCGAACGGTCGGGACCGATCGTCTCGTCGCGACCGTGCGGCACCTGTGACGTCGTGCGCGACCGAGGCCGGTGACCACCGGGAACCACCCCTGCCGGGGTCATGCGATCGCCCCGGGACCGGTCGGCCGGAGCATCCGGGCGGCGCATCCGGACGGCGCCGAGGGCGAGCACGCACGGTGCGCCGTCGTCGCGGACCGGGCAGGCGCCACACGCGACGGCAGGGCCGGCGGGAGCGTGGACGCGACGCCCGTCGTCCCGCAGCCTCCGCGCTCGGCCATCGGCGTGAGGTCCCTTCGGAGTCCATGGGTGGCCCGTACCGGATCCGGCACCCGACCTCGACGGGGCCCCGCGACCTCGGCATCGTCGTCGGGCGGAGACGCAGTAGAGCGTAGGTACAGCCCGCCCGCTCGGCGTCCTGGATCACCCGTCCGAAGCCGGGCGGCGCAACGACGGCGGCGAACGGCGTACGAGTGGGGCACAGGCCCACCACGTGCACCGCCGTCCACGGCAAACGGTCGACGGCAAGCGGTCGACGACCGTTGCGCAACGGTCGACGGTGGGGTCAGAGCAGGTCCGCGACGTGGGCCGTCTCGTTCACCGTCGCGACCTTGCGCATCCCGTCGCGTGCGCAGACCACCCGCGAGACGCCGACGTAGTCGAGGGGGAACGGCAGGTCCCGTCCGATGCCCAGCACCTCGGCGAGGTAGGCGTTGACCACGCCCGCGTGGGCGACGACGACCACCGTCGCCCGGCCCGGGTGCGCCGCGACGACGTCCTCGATCCCGGCACGCACCCGGGCCCGGAACGCGGCGCCGTCGACGTGGTCTGGCAGGTGCCCGGCCCGCATCCGCGCCCATGCCGCCGGGTCGGCCTGCGCCATCCGGGCGACCGGGACGTAGAGCGAGCGTTCTGCGTCGTACTCGCACAGGTCGGACCGGGTGTGCGGAGCGACGCCGCGCTCGCGCGCGAGCGGCTCCGCGGTCTGGACCGCGCGGAGCATCGTGCTGGTGTACAGCGCGTCGACCGGGGAGCCGGCCAGTGCGTCGACCAGCCGGGCGGCCTGCTCCCGGCCCTGCGGCGCGAGGCCCGGGTCGGCGTGCGTACCGTCGTCGTGCTCGACGGCCTCAGGCAGCGCGTGCCGGACGAGCAGCAGGTGCACCCGCTCAGCCCGGGACGTGCGCGTCGTGTCCGGCGGCCCGCAGCGCCGCGCGCAGGGTCTCGGCGTGCCCGTCCTGCTCGGCGCCGTCGACGGTGGCGGCCGCGTTCGCGAAGTCGAAGGCGCGCATGTCCCACGCCGGGAACACGTGGACGTGCAGGTGGGGCACCTCGAACCCGGCGACCAGCAGACCCACCCGGGGCGGCGACCAGATCTCCCGCACCGCGAGTCCGACGGTCCGCGCCACCCCGGTGAGGTGGGCGACGAGGCCGGCGTCGGCGTCGACCCACTGGTCGATCTCGGCGCGCGGCACGACGAGGGTGTGCCCCGGGCCGAGCGGGTTGATCGACAGGAACCCCACGCACTGCTCGTCGGCCCAGACGAACCGGCCCGGGATCTCGCCGCTGATGATCTTCGTGAAGACAGTCGCCACGGATCCGGACCCTAGTGGCCCGCGGCGCGGGGTGAGGAACGGCGGGCGCCGGGCCCCCGGCCGCCCTAGGATCCCGGGCATGCCCCGCACCATCGCCCGCAGTGACCGCGTCGACCGGGACGAGCTGCTCGAGTTCGTCCGTCCCCGGCACCACATGGTGCTGATGACCACCCGTTCCGACGGCGGAGTGCAGGCCTCCCCGGTCACCGGCGGCGTCGACGACGAGGGGCGCATCGTGATCTCCACCTATCCCGAGCGCGCCAAGTCGGCCAACGTGGCGAAGGCCGGCAGGGCCGCGGTCGTCGTGCTGAGCGAGGAGTTCGACGGCGCCTGGGTGCAGGTCGAGGGCGACGCCGAGCTCATCACGCTGCCCGACGCGCTCGAGCCGCTGGTCGACTACTTCCGCGCCGTCTCCGGCGAGCACCCGGACTGGGACGAGTACCGCCGGGCCATGGCCGACCAGGGGAAGGCCCTGATCCGCATCACCCCGACCCGTTGGAGCCCTGTCGCCACCGGCGGCTTCCCCGCCCGGCTCGCCGACTCCTGACCGTCCCTGGGACGATCGACCGCCCCCGTCCGCAGCAGCTGCGGACGTGACGGTGATGTGGCGTGGGCCGCCGGCGGCCCCGTCCACCATGCGGCAACGGAGCCCGCCCTACACAGTGTGAGCGTGCCAGCGGCCTGCGGCCGGGGGTACGCGACGAGAGGACACAGACCATGCAGGCCTGGCCCGGGCACGCCTATCCGCTGGGTGCCAGCTACGACGGCACCGGCACCAACTTCGCACTGTTCTCCGAGGTCGCCGACGCCGTGGAGCTGTGCCTGTTCTCCCCCGACCCGGGCGCGCCCGGCGGACTCGCCGAGACCCGGGTCCCGTTGACCGAGGTCGACGGCTTCGTCTGGCACGGCTACCTGCCCGGCATCGAGCCCGGCCAGCGCTACGGCTACCGCGTGCACGGTCCCTACGACCCGGCCCGGGGTCTGCGGTGCAACCCGAACAAGCTGGTCATCGACCCCTACGCCAAGGCCCTCGACGGCCCGGTCGACTGGGACGAGGCCGTGTTCGGCTACAACTTCGGCGACCCGGACTCGCGCAACGACACCGACTCCGCGCCGCACGTGCCGAAGTCGGTCGTCGTCAACCCGTACTTCGACTGGGGCTCGGACCGCCCGCCGAAGATCCCCTACAACGAGACCGTCGTCTACGAGGCGCACGTCAAGGGACTGACGATCCAGCACCCGGACGTCGAGGAGGAGCTGCGCGGCACCTACTCCGGCGTGGCGCACCCGGCGATGATCGAGCACTACAAGCGGCTCGGGATCACCGCCGTCGAGCTCATGCCGGTGCACGAGTTCGTGCAGGACCACCACCTCACCGAGAAGGGCCTGTCGAACTACTGGGGCTACAACACCATCGGCTTCCTGGCCCCGCACCACGCGTACTCGTCGGGCTCGATCCGGTCCGGCACCCAGGTCGCGGAGTTCAAGGCGATGGTGCGCGACCTGCACGACGCCGGCATCGAGGTCATCCTCGACGTGGTCTACAACCACACCGCCGAGGGCTCGGACATGGGCCCGACGCTGTCCATGCGCGGCATCGACAACCACGCCTACTACCGGCTGGTCGACGACGACGCCCGCTACTACATGGACTACACGGGCACCGGGAACTCCCTCAACGTCCGCAACCCGCACACCCTGCAGCTGATCATGGACTCGCTGCGGTACTGGGTGACCGAGATGCACGTCGACGGCTTCCGCTTCGACCTTGCCTCCACCCTGGCCCGCGAGTTCTACGACGTCGACCGGCTGTCGACCTTCTTCGACCTCGTCCAGCAGGACCCGGTGATCTCGCAGGTCAAGCTGATCGCCGAGCCGTGGGACGTCGGCCCTGGCGGCTACCAGGTCGGCAACTTCCCGCCGCTGTGGACCGAGTGGAACGGCAAGTACCGCGACACCGTGCGCGACTTCTGGCGCGGTGAGGCGGGCACCCTGGGCGAGTTCGCGTCGCGGATCACCGGCAGCTCGGACCTCTACCAGGCCGACGGCCGCCGACCGTTCGCCTCGATCAACTTCGTGACCGCGCACGACGGGTTCACCCTGGCCGACCTCGTCTCGTACAACGAGAAGCACAACGAGGCCAACGGCGAGGGCGGCAACGACGGCGAGAGCCACAACCGGTCCTGGAACTGCGGCGTCGAGGGTCCCACCGACGACGAGACCATCGTCGAGCTGCGGGCCCGCCAGCAGCGCAACTTCCTGGCGACGCTGCTGCTGTCCCAGGGCACCCCGATGCTGCTGCACGGCGACGAGGCCGGACGCACCCAGGGCGGCAACAACAACGTCTACTGCCAGGACAACGAGATCGCCTGGCAGGACTGGGAGCTCGCGGGCAAGCACGACGACCTGACCACGTTCACCGCGGGCGTCGCCGCGCTGCGGCACGCCCACCCGGTGTTCCGCCGGCGCCGGTTCTTCGCCGGCCGCCCGATCGGCCGGTCCTCCACCAGCGAGGACGTCGCCGACATCGGCTGGTTCACCCCCGCCGGGCGGGAGATGACCGAGGAGGACTGGGACAACGACCTGGGCCGCTCGGTGGTCGTGTTCCTCAACGGCAGCCAGATCGCCGACGTCGACCAGCGCGGCCAGCGGATCGTCGACGACTCGTTCCTGCTGTGCTTCAACTCCTTCTGGGAGGACATCGACACCACGCTCCCGCACACCGAGTTCGGGCAGGCGTGGGAGATCGTCGTCGACACCCACTCGGGCGAAGTGCACCCGCCGAACGCCGCCGGCGTCACGGGGACCGACCTCGACCCGGTGTCCGCGGGCTCGGTGCTGACCCTGCCCGCCCGTTCCCTGCTCGTCCTGCGATCGAAGGGCTGAGGCGTGACCCGCCTTCCGGGATCGACCTACCGGCTGCAGCTCTCGGCGGAACAGACCTTCGCCGACGCCGCCGCGCTGACCGGCTATCTGGACCGGCTGGGGGTCGGGGCGCTCTACGCCTCACCGCTGCTGGAGTCCACGGCCGGGTCCACCCACGGCTACGACGTGACCGACCCGACCCGGGTGTCGGGTGAGCGGGGCGGCGAGCAGGGGCTGCGGTCGCTGCTCGCGACGCTGCGCGAGCACGGTCTGACGATGCTGATCGACATCGTGCCCAACCACGTCGGCGTCGCGAAGCCCGCCGAGAACCCGTGGTGGTGGGACGTGCTCACGCACGGACCGTCCTCGCGCCGGGCCCGGCACTTCGACGTCGACTGGGGCGCCGGGCCGATCCTGCTCCCGGTGCTGGACGCCGACGAGGAGAAGGCCCTGGCGGAGCTGTCGGTGGTCGACGGGGAGCTGCGCTACTACGAGCACCGCTTCCCGCTCGCGCCCGGCACCGGCGAGGGCACCCCGCAGGAGGCGCACGACCGCCAGCACTACCGGCTCGTGTCCTGGCGGCGCGGCGCCGCGGAGCTGACCTACCGGCGGTTCTTCGACGTCAGCGACCTCGCCGCGGTCCGGGTCGAGGACCCGGAGGTCTTCGCCGACACCCACCGCACCGTCCTCGACATCGTGCGCTCCGACGACACCGTCGTCGGGCTGCGGGTGGACCACCCCGACGGCCTGTCCGACCCGGGCGGCTACGCCCGCCGGCTGCGCGCCGAGCTCGGCCCGGGCAAGTGGCTGCTGGTGGAGAAGATCCTGGGCGTCGGCGAGGAGCTGCCGATCTCCTGGCCGGTCGACGGCACCACCGGCTACGAGGCGCTGCGCGAGGTCTGCGGGGTGCTCGTCGACCCCGACGGCGCCGGGCTGCTCACCCAGTTCGCCGCCGAGCACACCGGGGAGAAGCGCTCCGCGCACGCCGTCGAGGACGACGGCCGGCACCTCGTCGTCCGGGAGATCCTGGTCGCGGAGGTGCGCCGGATCGCCGACGCCTTCCGCGCGGGCCCCGGCGCCGACTCCGGCACCACCGGGCTCGACCTCGCCGACGTCGCCGCCGAGGACCTGCACGACGCGGTCGCCGAGCTGCTGTGCGGCTTCCCGGTCTACCGCTCCTACCTCACCCCCGAGATCGCCGAGGGCCGGGCGGCCGCCGACACCGCGGTCGCGGTGGCCCGCACCCGTCGCCCCGACCTGGCCGCGGTGTTGGGTGCCCTGCACGCCGGGCTGGTCCGCGAGCCCGGGTCGGAGTACGCGACCCGGCTGCAGCAGACCTCGGGGATGGTCACCGCCAAGGGTGTCGAGGACACCGCCTTCTACCGGTACAACCGGTTCGTCGCGCTGAACGAGGTCGGCGGCGACCCGGCGCGCTTCGGGGTGACGCCCGAGGAGTTCCACGCCGGGCTCGCCCGCCGCGAGGCGGGACGCTCGCGCACCATGACCTCGCTGTCCACGCACGACACCAAGCGGTCGGAGGACGTGCGGGCCCGGCTGGCCGTGCTGTCCGAGCGTCCCGCGGACTGGGCGGCGCGGGTCCGCGAGTGGTCGGTGCGCCACCCGCTGCCCGACCGGTCGCTGGAGCTGCTGGCCTGGCAGTCGCTGGTCGGGGCGTGGCCGATCACGGCCGAGCGGCTCGCCGGCTACCTCGGCAAGGCCTCCAAGGAGGCCAAGCTGGTGACCTCGCACATCGACGCCGTCGCCGAGGTCGACGAGGCGATCGCGGCCTGGCCGGAGCAGGTACTGGCCGACGCCGAGCTCGTCGCCGAGATCGAGGCGTTCGTCGCGGAGATCGCCGAGCCCGGCTGGTCGAACTCGCTGGCCCAGAAGCTGCTGCAGATGGCCGGCCCGGGTGTGCCCGACATCTACCAGGGCACCGAGCTGTTCGAGTACTCGCTGGTCGACCCGGACAACCGGCGCCCGGTCGACTGGGACGCCCGGCGCGCGCTCCTGGAGCGTCTCGACGCCGGCGAGCAGCCACCTGTCGACGCGACCGGTGCCGCGAAGCTGCTGGTCACCTCGGCGACGGCGCGGCTGCGGCGGTTCCGCCCCGAGCTGTTCAGCGGGTACGGCCGGGTCGACGCCCAGGGCACGGCGGCGGAGCACGCCGTCGCGTTCTCCCGTGGCGGGGGCGCGCTCGTCGCCGTCGCGACCCGGCTGCCCGAGGGCCTGGCCGGCCGCGGCGGCTGGGACGACACCCGGCTGCCGCTGCCCGGCGGGTTCGACGACTGGCACGACATGATCGCGAACCGGCCGGTGGACGGGCCGGCGCCCGCGCTGGCCGACCTGCTCTCGCGCTACCCGGTCGCGCTGCTGGTCCGCCCGGCCTGAGCCACGGCCACCGTGCCCCGGCCGCCGTCGGCGACCGGGGCACGCGTGCGTCCGGGACTCAGGGCTCGTCGACGAGGTGCACCGCGGCCTCCTCGGCCGAGGCGCCCGCACCGTCGATGCCGGCGTCGCCCGCCACCAGGTCCTTCTCCCCACCGTCGCTGCCGTCGAAGCTCGCGTCGTCGATGGTGAGGCGCCCGGCGCGGCGGTCGCCGACCTCGTCGTCGGCGAGCAGCTCGCCGTCGGTGCCCGGGGCGTCGCCGAGCAGCCCACCGGTGGCGTCGTCGACGTCGGAGAAGTCCTCGCGGGAGTCCGGGTCCCCGACCACACCGGCGGCGCGGGCGTCGTCGCGGTCCTCCGCGTCGGCCGTCGCCTCGAGCTCGGCGGCCCAGGTGTCCGGCTCCTCGTCGGCGAGGCGCTCGTCGAGGGTCTCGTCGTCACGGTCGTTCCAGGGCCGCTCGGGCGGCGAGTACCCCTCGTCGAGCACGTCGGTCACGCCGCCGTACTCCAGGGTGTCCTCGGGCTGGAGCTGCGCGTCCTGGTCGAGGTCGTCGCCTCCGTCGGGGTCGCTCATCAGGGCAGCCTAGCGGCGCGTGACCCGGCCCACCCCCCGCCGGGCGCGCGCCGACCCCACCGGGTGCGGAAGGATCGGCCCCCGTGACGGAGTTCGCCGTATGGGCCCCCGACAGGAACCGCGTCAGCGTGCTGGTGGGCGAGCGGCGCATCGCGCTCGATCCCTCCCCGGGGGGCTGGTGGCGCATCGAGGCGCCCGACCACGGGCACGGGACCGACTACGCGTTCCTGCTCGACGACGACGCCACGCCGCTGCCCGACCCCCGGTCCACCTGGCAGCCGAAGGGAGTGCACGAGCGCTCCCGCGTCTACGAGCACGACGCGTTCTGGTGGACCGACGAGAACTGGACGGGCCGTGCGCTGGCCGGGTCGGTGCTCTACGAGTGCCACATCGGCACCTTCACCGACGGCGGGACGTTCGACTCCGCGATCGACCGGCTCGACCACCTGGTCTCGCTCGGGATCGACCTGGTCGAGGTGCTGCCGGTCAACGCCGTCGACGGGCCGGTGAACTGGGGCTACGACGGCGTCGGCTGGTACGCCGTCACCGAGAACTACGGCGGGCCGGACGCGTTCAAGCGCTTCGTCGAGGCCTGCCACGCCCGCGGCCTGGGCGTGGTCCTCGACGTCGTCTACAACCACCTCGGCCCGTCCGGGGCCTACCTGGACCGGTTCGGCCCGTACTTCGCCGGCTCCAACATCTGGGGCCCGTCGCTGAACCTCGACGGGGCGGGCTCCGACGAGGTCCGCCGCTACATGATCGAGAACGCGCTGATGTGGCTGCGCGACTTCCACGTCGACGGGCTGCGGATCGACGCCGTGCACGCGCTGCGCGACACCCGGGCCCAGCACGTGCTGGAGCAGCTCGCCGTCGAGGTGACCGCGCTGGAGGCGCACGTCGGCCGCCCGCTGTCGCTGATCGCCGAGTCCGACCTCAACGACCCGCGGATGATCACCGCCCGGGAGGGCGGTGGCTACGGCCTCGACGCCCAGTGGGCCGACGACGTCCACCACTGCCTGCACACGGTGCTCACCGGCGAGGGCCAGGGCTACTACGGCGACTTCGCCGAGGCGGGCCTGGACGGGCTCGCACACGTGCTCACCCGCGGGTTCCTGCACGAGGGCACCTGGTCGTCGTTCCGCAGGCGTAGCCACGGCGCCCCGATCGACACCGCCCGGATCCCGGGTTCGCGGCTGGTCACCTACCTGCAGAACCACGACCAGATCGGCAACCGTGCCACCGGCGACCGGCTCACCCACACGCTGTCACCCGGCCTGCTGGCCTGCGGGGCGGCGCTGCTGTTCACCTCCGGGTTCACCCCGATGCTGTTCATGGGCGAGGAGTGGGGCGCGCGGACGCCATGGCAGTTCTTCTCCCGCTTCGGCGACCCGGCCCTGCAGAAGGCCGTCCGCGACGGCCGGCGCGCCGAGTTCGCCGACCACGGCTGGGACGACGCCGCCGAGGTGCCCGACCCGAACGCCGAGTCGACCTTCATCGACTCCCGGCTGGACTGGTCCGAGCCCGAGCAGGAGCCGCACGCGACCCTGCTGCGGATGCACCGCGAGCTCATCGCACTGCGCCGGGCGTGGCCGGAGCTGTCCGACCCGTGGCTGGACCGGGTCGGCGTCGACGTCCACGAGCAGGCGCGCACCCTCGTCGTCGTCCGCGGGCGGATGCGGGTGGTGGTCAACCTCGGGCCGGAGCCGGTGACGCTGTCGCTCGGGTCGGAGATCACCCGGATCCTGCTGGCCTCCGAGCCGACGACCAGTGACGGCTCCTCGTTCACCGTTCCGGCGGAGGCCTTCGCCATCTGCCGCGTGGCGGAGTAGCGATCCCCTGTCGCGTCACCCGTACGAGTACTGCCGTTCACCTGTTCGCCGGACACGTGACACAGCCGGGCCACACGAGACTGCGAGGGTCTGCGAGGTCGCCGACGGTGCGGCCCCGCGTTCGCCCCTGCGACAGACGTGAGGTCACGTGACGTCCACTCCCACCCGGGCCGCCCCGGCGTCGACGGCGCCGGGTACGACCCCGCAGCCCCCGCCACGGCGACGGCGGCGCTTCACCGCCCGGGACCGGCACGACTTCTGGGTGTTCCTCGCCCTGGTGCTCCCCAACGCCGCCCTGATCATCGTCTTCGCCTACCGGCCGGTGATCGAGAACGTCCGGTACTCGCTGCTGAACTGGACCCTCGGCTCGCCGTCGGCCACGTTCGTCGGCCTCGACAACTACGTCACGTTCCTCAGCTCGCCGTCGTCGGCGGGGATCCTGTGGACGACGCTGGTGTTCACCGTGGTCACGGTCGGCGGCTCGATGGTGCTGGGCCTGCTGATCGCACTGGCACTCAACCGGCGGGTGCCCGGCACCGGCGTGGCCAGGGCGGCGGTGTTCTCCCCGTACGTGCTGTCGGGGGTCGGCGTCGGGCTCGTGTGGCTGTTCGTGTTCGACCCGTCGATCGGGGTGCTCGGCGCGGTCGTCCGCACCGTCGGCGGGACCGCCCCGGACTTCTTCAACGACCCGACGATGTCGCTGGCGATGATCTGCATCGTCTACGTCTGGAAGAACATGGGCTACGCCGCGGTGATCTACCTGGCGGGTCTGCAGTCGATCCCGAGGGACCTGCTGGAGGCGTCCGCCCTGGACGGGGCGTCCACGACTCGGACGTTCTTCCGGGTGGTGCTGCCGCTGCTGTCGCCGGTCACCTTCTTCCTGGTCGTGACGAGCGTGCTGAACTCGCTTCAGGCCTTCGACCTCATCCGGATCATGACCCCGCTCGGGCAGGGCACGACGACCCTGATCTACGAGGCCTATCTGCAGGCGTTCGGGGCGAGCAACCGGGCGGGCTACTCCGCGGCGGTGTCGACGGTCCTGTTCGCGCTGCTGGTGGTGTTCACCCTGGTCCAGCTG is a window from the Pseudonocardia sp. HH130629-09 genome containing:
- a CDS encoding histidine phosphatase family protein, which produces MHLLLVRHALPEAVEHDDGTHADPGLAPQGREQAARLVDALAGSPVDALYTSTMLRAVQTAEPLARERGVAPHTRSDLCEYDAERSLYVPVARMAQADPAAWARMRAGHLPDHVDGAAFRARVRAGIEDVVAAHPGRATVVVVAHAGVVNAYLAEVLGIGRDLPFPLDYVGVSRVVCARDGMRKVATVNETAHVADLL
- a CDS encoding HIT family protein; translation: MATVFTKIISGEIPGRFVWADEQCVGFLSINPLGPGHTLVVPRAEIDQWVDADAGLVAHLTGVARTVGLAVREIWSPPRVGLLVAGFEVPHLHVHVFPAWDMRAFDFANAAATVDGAEQDGHAETLRAALRAAGHDAHVPG
- a CDS encoding DUF5709 domain-containing protein, with the protein product MSDPDGGDDLDQDAQLQPEDTLEYGGVTDVLDEGYSPPERPWNDRDDETLDERLADEEPDTWAAELEATADAEDRDDARAAGVVGDPDSREDFSDVDDATGGLLGDAPGTDGELLADDEVGDRRAGRLTIDDASFDGSDGGEKDLVAGDAGIDGAGASAEEAAVHLVDEP
- the treY gene encoding malto-oligosyltrehalose synthase, whose amino-acid sequence is MTRLPGSTYRLQLSAEQTFADAAALTGYLDRLGVGALYASPLLESTAGSTHGYDVTDPTRVSGERGGEQGLRSLLATLREHGLTMLIDIVPNHVGVAKPAENPWWWDVLTHGPSSRRARHFDVDWGAGPILLPVLDADEEKALAELSVVDGELRYYEHRFPLAPGTGEGTPQEAHDRQHYRLVSWRRGAAELTYRRFFDVSDLAAVRVEDPEVFADTHRTVLDIVRSDDTVVGLRVDHPDGLSDPGGYARRLRAELGPGKWLLVEKILGVGEELPISWPVDGTTGYEALREVCGVLVDPDGAGLLTQFAAEHTGEKRSAHAVEDDGRHLVVREILVAEVRRIADAFRAGPGADSGTTGLDLADVAAEDLHDAVAELLCGFPVYRSYLTPEIAEGRAAADTAVAVARTRRPDLAAVLGALHAGLVREPGSEYATRLQQTSGMVTAKGVEDTAFYRYNRFVALNEVGGDPARFGVTPEEFHAGLARREAGRSRTMTSLSTHDTKRSEDVRARLAVLSERPADWAARVREWSVRHPLPDRSLELLAWQSLVGAWPITAERLAGYLGKASKEAKLVTSHIDAVAEVDEAIAAWPEQVLADAELVAEIEAFVAEIAEPGWSNSLAQKLLQMAGPGVPDIYQGTELFEYSLVDPDNRRPVDWDARRALLERLDAGEQPPVDATGAAKLLVTSATARLRRFRPELFSGYGRVDAQGTAAEHAVAFSRGGGALVAVATRLPEGLAGRGGWDDTRLPLPGGFDDWHDMIANRPVDGPAPALADLLSRYPVALLVRPA
- a CDS encoding GGDEF domain-containing protein, encoding MTAIRGEATDRPRWPSRGLLARVLAVLVLVEVTAVVLVVTDVARLPWDRDTGMLALGALGLAALGALHTEMASGIDQVRRRGAQVTYFDLSTVWTFAAALLLPPGVAGLVVVAVYGHLWWRVWRPAGAKLYRHVYTTATVVLAAMAASVIVPSDSLTAAAGLGGASQVVGYLSLLLAMAVYGLVNQVLVATALALTSPHRPDWRRLMGDWDDHVLEGATLCLAVLAALAVQRQVLLALLVLPPLLVLHRAVLIRQLEERANTDAKTNLLTAVAWRGRAHRALTRARRQRGAVAVLILDLDHFKAVNDGYGHLAGDEVLTAVAATLKAQVREVDPVGRFGGEEFVVLLAGLPVGPEGCALAHGAAERIRRTIRSLTVHVDGPGGGITIRDLSVSVGVAVTGGDGESLDDLLQVADHALYAAKRAGRDQVRIGRDGSVPGH
- a CDS encoding PPOX class F420-dependent oxidoreductase; this translates as MPRTIARSDRVDRDELLEFVRPRHHMVLMTTRSDGGVQASPVTGGVDDEGRIVISTYPERAKSANVAKAGRAAVVVLSEEFDGAWVQVEGDAELITLPDALEPLVDYFRAVSGEHPDWDEYRRAMADQGKALIRITPTRWSPVATGGFPARLADS
- the treZ gene encoding malto-oligosyltrehalose trehalohydrolase; its protein translation is MTEFAVWAPDRNRVSVLVGERRIALDPSPGGWWRIEAPDHGHGTDYAFLLDDDATPLPDPRSTWQPKGVHERSRVYEHDAFWWTDENWTGRALAGSVLYECHIGTFTDGGTFDSAIDRLDHLVSLGIDLVEVLPVNAVDGPVNWGYDGVGWYAVTENYGGPDAFKRFVEACHARGLGVVLDVVYNHLGPSGAYLDRFGPYFAGSNIWGPSLNLDGAGSDEVRRYMIENALMWLRDFHVDGLRIDAVHALRDTRAQHVLEQLAVEVTALEAHVGRPLSLIAESDLNDPRMITAREGGGYGLDAQWADDVHHCLHTVLTGEGQGYYGDFAEAGLDGLAHVLTRGFLHEGTWSSFRRRSHGAPIDTARIPGSRLVTYLQNHDQIGNRATGDRLTHTLSPGLLACGAALLFTSGFTPMLFMGEEWGARTPWQFFSRFGDPALQKAVRDGRRAEFADHGWDDAAEVPDPNAESTFIDSRLDWSEPEQEPHATLLRMHRELIALRRAWPELSDPWLDRVGVDVHEQARTLVVVRGRMRVVVNLGPEPVTLSLGSEITRILLASEPTTSDGSSFTVPAEAFAICRVAE
- the glgX gene encoding glycogen debranching protein GlgX: MQAWPGHAYPLGASYDGTGTNFALFSEVADAVELCLFSPDPGAPGGLAETRVPLTEVDGFVWHGYLPGIEPGQRYGYRVHGPYDPARGLRCNPNKLVIDPYAKALDGPVDWDEAVFGYNFGDPDSRNDTDSAPHVPKSVVVNPYFDWGSDRPPKIPYNETVVYEAHVKGLTIQHPDVEEELRGTYSGVAHPAMIEHYKRLGITAVELMPVHEFVQDHHLTEKGLSNYWGYNTIGFLAPHHAYSSGSIRSGTQVAEFKAMVRDLHDAGIEVILDVVYNHTAEGSDMGPTLSMRGIDNHAYYRLVDDDARYYMDYTGTGNSLNVRNPHTLQLIMDSLRYWVTEMHVDGFRFDLASTLAREFYDVDRLSTFFDLVQQDPVISQVKLIAEPWDVGPGGYQVGNFPPLWTEWNGKYRDTVRDFWRGEAGTLGEFASRITGSSDLYQADGRRPFASINFVTAHDGFTLADLVSYNEKHNEANGEGGNDGESHNRSWNCGVEGPTDDETIVELRARQQRNFLATLLLSQGTPMLLHGDEAGRTQGGNNNVYCQDNEIAWQDWELAGKHDDLTTFTAGVAALRHAHPVFRRRRFFAGRPIGRSSTSEDVADIGWFTPAGREMTEEDWDNDLGRSVVVFLNGSQIADVDQRGQRIVDDSFLLCFNSFWEDIDTTLPHTEFGQAWEIVVDTHSGEVHPPNAAGVTGTDLDPVSAGSVLTLPARSLLVLRSKG